From the Anoplopoma fimbria isolate UVic2021 breed Golden Eagle Sablefish chromosome 14, Afim_UVic_2022, whole genome shotgun sequence genome, one window contains:
- the lrsam1 gene encoding E3 ubiquitin-protein ligase LRSAM1 isoform X3 yields MPLFFRKRKPSEDSQKRLEYQLFRSREAGADDILDISACELSEVPSSAFSICKVLQKKVLILHSNELRSLLPKGCDIRTLTTLKVLDLHENKLTSLPEDIGKLASLQILNVEKNRLKALPESIGDLRLLQTLNLKGNCLNELPFSVGSLSSLRTLDVSDNSIVQLPKAIVYIRTLESFTLDAAMMSYPPASVCSEGTESIQRFLCTEQGEEYCPPSQYLLPVLENECGKQNSDCLDGLEEAWQTKFSDYEKRKEQKQQAKLAFECHLEEKKKEHTQLVLMNTSRKQNILHSVRQEQERLELGVSQQQRAQEAERLLVLEKVRQAEDGLSSRISNMLMDKNRQKKSADFLQAMEEDRIRMEHLTAITQEEANSLRKREVAVAMQKMLSDSCAMSYLQEASDSRRQSLVSEAYRSMETMDRKFDKMLSLQVLDKSRAIAHILQEEEIQKAAFQALQLQKDAVHGYIRKQIKLIEGELMQLTRLEIKRRNLDAQNLQEVLVEQRTALSDLLQQLLKQRDQREQELRQVLAEMELKSVSNQENYWMIQYQRLLDAKPLSLRMQEAGVEKELVNLMCKLSAQHYLPILAHHRVTTEAIRHMTSSDLKKIGINEIGIQNALLNWARERYPEGACKDVQQVEEAEVAPSAPSPCSPESLPSTSTFLIPSPPLTPGTPVTPSAPSPVEGPGSSECVVCMETGSQVIFLPCGHVCCCQVCSDAMQNCPLCRSKISQHIRIYHS; encoded by the exons GTTCCCTCGAGTGCCTTTTCCATTTGCAAGGTGCTACAGAAGAAG GTCCTCATCCTCCATAGCAATGAGCTGAGGTCATTGCTGCCCAAAGGATGTGACATCAGAACTCTTACCACTTTAAAG GTTTTGGATCTACATGAGAATAAGCTCACTTCACTCCCAGAAGACATTGGGAAGCTGGCCTCACTGCAG ATTCTGAATGTGGAGAAGAACCGCCTAAAGGCCCTGCCGGAGTCCATCGGGGATTTGCGTCTGCTGCAGACACTCAATTTGAAGG GTAACTGTCTCAATGAGCTGCCGTTCTCAGTTGGTTCTTTGAGCAGCCTGCGCACCCTTGACGTGAGTGACAACAGCATCGTCCAGCTCCCCAAAGCTATCGTCTACATCCGCACCCTAGAG AGCTTCACACTTGATGCTGCTATGATGTCCTACCCGCCTGCGTCTGTGTGTTCAGAGGGCACCGAGAGCATCCAGCGCTTCCTATGCACCG AGCAGGGAGAGGAGTACTGCCCTCCTTCCCAGTATCTCCTGCCAGTGCTGGAGAATGAGTGTGGCAAACAGAACTCTGACTGTTTGGACGGCCTGGAGGAGGCATGGCAG ACCAAATTCAGTGACTACGAGAAGAGAAAG GAGCAGAAGCAGCAGGCAAAGCTGGCCTTCGAGTGTCACcttgaggagaagaaaaaagagcacACTCAGCTGGTACTCATGAACACCTCCCGCAAGCAAAACATCCTCCACTCAGTCCGACAG GAGCAGGAGCGCCTGGAGCTGGGGGTcagccagcagcagagagctcaggaggcagagaggctgCTGGTGCTGGAGAAAGTCAGACAAGCTGAAGACGGCCTCAGCAGTCGCATCAGCAACATGCTGATGGACAAAAACAG gcagaaaaaaagtgcagaTTTTCTTCAAGCCATGGAGGAAGATAG GATTCGTATGGAGCACCTGACCGCCATCACACAGGAAGAAGCCAATTCACTGAGGAAGAGGGAGGTGGCAG TGGCCATGCAGAAGATGCTGTCAGACAGCTGTGCTATGAGCTATCTCCAGGAGGCCAGTGACTCTCGTAGACAGAGCCTGGTGTCTGAGGCCTACAGAAG TATGGAGACTATGGACAGGAAGTTTGATAAGATGCTGTCCCTTCAAGTTTTGGACAAATCTAGAGCCATCGCCCACATCTTACAGGAG gaggagattCAGAAAGCAGCGTTCCAGGCTCTGCAGCTGCAGAAAGACGCCGTACACGGCTACATCCGCAAACAG ATCAAGCTCATAGAGGGTGAGTTAATGCAGCTGACTAGATTGGAGATTAAAAGACGCAATCTGGATGCTCAGAACCTGCAG gaggTTCTGGTGGAGCAGCGAACAGCCCTCAGTGATTTGTTGCAGCAGCTGCTGAAgcagagagaccagagagagcaGGAGCTGCGGCAGGTTCTG GCGGAGATGGAGCTGAAGTCTGTGTCCAACCAGGAGAATTACTGGATGATCCAGTACCAGAGACTGTTGGATGCCAAGCCCCTGTCACTGCGCATGCAG GAAGCGGGGGTGGAGAAAGAGCTGGTCAACCTGATGTGCAAACTGTCAGCTCAGCACTACCTGCCCATCCTGGCTCATCATCGAGTGACGACTGAGGCCATTCGCCACATGACCTCCTCTGACCTCAAGAAG aTTGGCATTAATGAAATAGGAATCCAAAATGCTCTTCTGAACTGGGCTCGGGAACGCTACCCTGAAG gagCTTGTAAGGATGTCCAGCAGGTCGAGGAGGCGGAGGTTGCCCCCTCTGCTCCTTCCCCTTGCTCCCCTGAGTCGCTTCCCAGCACCTCCACCTTCTTGATCCCAAGCCCACCACTCACCCCGGGGACCCCCGTCACCCCCTCAGCCCCCAGCCCTGTGGAGGGACCAGGGAGCTCAGAGTGCGTCGTCTGCATGGAGACTGGG TCTCAGGTCATCTTCCTGCCCTGTGGTCACGTATGCTGTTGTCAGGTCTGCAGCGACGCTATGCAGAACTGCCCTCTGTGTCGTAGCAAGATATCCCAGCACATACGCATCTACCACAGCTAG
- the lrsam1 gene encoding E3 ubiquitin-protein ligase LRSAM1 isoform X1, producing the protein MPLFFRKRKPSEDSQKRLEYQLFRSREAGADDILDISACELSEVPSSAFSICKVLQKKVLILHSNELRSLLPKGCDIRTLTTLKVLDLHENKLTSLPEDIGKLASLQILNVEKNRLKALPESIGDLRLLQTLNLKGNCLNELPFSVGSLSSLRTLDVSDNSIVQLPKAIVYIRTLESFTLDAAMMSYPPASVCSEGTESIQRFLCTEQGEEYCPPSQYLLPVLENECGKQNSDCLDGLEEAWQVQQTKFSDYEKRKEQKQQAKLAFECHLEEKKKEHTQLVLMNTSRKQNILHSVRQEQERLELGVSQQQRAQEAERLLVLEKVRQAEDGLSSRISNMLMDKNRQKKSADFLQAMEEDRIRMEHLTAITQEEANSLRKREVAVAMQKMLSDSCAMSYLQEASDSRRQSLVSEAYRSMETMDRKFDKMLSLQVLDKSRAIAHILQEEEIQKAAFQALQLQKDAVHGYIRKQIKLIEGELMQLTRLEIKRRNLDAQNLQEVLVEQRTALSDLLQQLLKQRDQREQELRQVLAEMELKSVSNQENYWMIQYQRLLDAKPLSLRMQEAGVEKELVNLMCKLSAQHYLPILAHHRVTTEAIRHMTSSDLKKIGINEIGIQNALLNWARERYPEGACKDVQQVEEAEVAPSAPSPCSPESLPSTSTFLIPSPPLTPGTPVTPSAPSPVEGPGSSECVVCMETGSQVIFLPCGHVCCCQVCSDAMQNCPLCRSKISQHIRIYHS; encoded by the exons GTTCCCTCGAGTGCCTTTTCCATTTGCAAGGTGCTACAGAAGAAG GTCCTCATCCTCCATAGCAATGAGCTGAGGTCATTGCTGCCCAAAGGATGTGACATCAGAACTCTTACCACTTTAAAG GTTTTGGATCTACATGAGAATAAGCTCACTTCACTCCCAGAAGACATTGGGAAGCTGGCCTCACTGCAG ATTCTGAATGTGGAGAAGAACCGCCTAAAGGCCCTGCCGGAGTCCATCGGGGATTTGCGTCTGCTGCAGACACTCAATTTGAAGG GTAACTGTCTCAATGAGCTGCCGTTCTCAGTTGGTTCTTTGAGCAGCCTGCGCACCCTTGACGTGAGTGACAACAGCATCGTCCAGCTCCCCAAAGCTATCGTCTACATCCGCACCCTAGAG AGCTTCACACTTGATGCTGCTATGATGTCCTACCCGCCTGCGTCTGTGTGTTCAGAGGGCACCGAGAGCATCCAGCGCTTCCTATGCACCG AGCAGGGAGAGGAGTACTGCCCTCCTTCCCAGTATCTCCTGCCAGTGCTGGAGAATGAGTGTGGCAAACAGAACTCTGACTGTTTGGACGGCCTGGAGGAGGCATGGCAGGTACAGCAg ACCAAATTCAGTGACTACGAGAAGAGAAAG GAGCAGAAGCAGCAGGCAAAGCTGGCCTTCGAGTGTCACcttgaggagaagaaaaaagagcacACTCAGCTGGTACTCATGAACACCTCCCGCAAGCAAAACATCCTCCACTCAGTCCGACAG GAGCAGGAGCGCCTGGAGCTGGGGGTcagccagcagcagagagctcaggaggcagagaggctgCTGGTGCTGGAGAAAGTCAGACAAGCTGAAGACGGCCTCAGCAGTCGCATCAGCAACATGCTGATGGACAAAAACAG gcagaaaaaaagtgcagaTTTTCTTCAAGCCATGGAGGAAGATAG GATTCGTATGGAGCACCTGACCGCCATCACACAGGAAGAAGCCAATTCACTGAGGAAGAGGGAGGTGGCAG TGGCCATGCAGAAGATGCTGTCAGACAGCTGTGCTATGAGCTATCTCCAGGAGGCCAGTGACTCTCGTAGACAGAGCCTGGTGTCTGAGGCCTACAGAAG TATGGAGACTATGGACAGGAAGTTTGATAAGATGCTGTCCCTTCAAGTTTTGGACAAATCTAGAGCCATCGCCCACATCTTACAGGAG gaggagattCAGAAAGCAGCGTTCCAGGCTCTGCAGCTGCAGAAAGACGCCGTACACGGCTACATCCGCAAACAG ATCAAGCTCATAGAGGGTGAGTTAATGCAGCTGACTAGATTGGAGATTAAAAGACGCAATCTGGATGCTCAGAACCTGCAG gaggTTCTGGTGGAGCAGCGAACAGCCCTCAGTGATTTGTTGCAGCAGCTGCTGAAgcagagagaccagagagagcaGGAGCTGCGGCAGGTTCTG GCGGAGATGGAGCTGAAGTCTGTGTCCAACCAGGAGAATTACTGGATGATCCAGTACCAGAGACTGTTGGATGCCAAGCCCCTGTCACTGCGCATGCAG GAAGCGGGGGTGGAGAAAGAGCTGGTCAACCTGATGTGCAAACTGTCAGCTCAGCACTACCTGCCCATCCTGGCTCATCATCGAGTGACGACTGAGGCCATTCGCCACATGACCTCCTCTGACCTCAAGAAG aTTGGCATTAATGAAATAGGAATCCAAAATGCTCTTCTGAACTGGGCTCGGGAACGCTACCCTGAAG gagCTTGTAAGGATGTCCAGCAGGTCGAGGAGGCGGAGGTTGCCCCCTCTGCTCCTTCCCCTTGCTCCCCTGAGTCGCTTCCCAGCACCTCCACCTTCTTGATCCCAAGCCCACCACTCACCCCGGGGACCCCCGTCACCCCCTCAGCCCCCAGCCCTGTGGAGGGACCAGGGAGCTCAGAGTGCGTCGTCTGCATGGAGACTGGG TCTCAGGTCATCTTCCTGCCCTGTGGTCACGTATGCTGTTGTCAGGTCTGCAGCGACGCTATGCAGAACTGCCCTCTGTGTCGTAGCAAGATATCCCAGCACATACGCATCTACCACAGCTAG
- the ndor1 gene encoding NADPH-dependent diflavin oxidoreductase 1: protein MSKPSLLVLYGSQTGTAQDTAQRIARQALKRQLQVRVMPLDNYNVANLISETLVVFVCSTTGQGEPPDNMKIFWRFVFKKSLPLGSLSCLDCAILGLGDSSYPKFNFVAKKLHKRLLQLGANTLLPVGLADDQHDLGSDAVIDPWLTSFWENVFALYPSLADVIPLREDEPLPPTYTFHFLDDVKEKTDDRLRIPSEQTVPSQSHPFPARLVSNRRVTDMSHFQDVRHIEFDIAGSNIEFAAGDVVMMRPCNTPEDVQQFCQLLRLDPDARFTLRATDNSAVQARLPQPCTVRHLVKSYLDIAAVPRRSFFELLSTFATNELEQQKLVEFSSAAGQEELHSYCNRPRRTALEVLADFPHTTADIKVDHLLDLFAEIQPRSFSIASSLQAHPHRLQILVAVVHYKTKMYKPRRGLCSTWLASLDPAQGEVYVPQWVKKGTLKFPKEKDTPVIMVGPGTGVAPFRSALQERMAEGKKANVLFFGCRSESKDFYFRSEWEEMMKTGHLNLFTAFSRDQEDKVYVQDRVREHAELLWDLIANRSACFYIAGNAKQMPTSVCDALKEVFQQEGDMSSEDASQMLATMERTGQFQSETWS, encoded by the exons ATGTCAAAGCCCAGTCTGCTGGTCCTGTATGGGAGCCAGACTGGTACGGCCCAGGACACGGCCCAGAGGATTGCACGACAGGCGCTTAAAAGGCAGCTGCAGGTTCGAGTGATGCCTCTGGATAACTACAACGTG GCCAACTTGATCTCAGAGACTctggttgtttttgtgtgctcCACCACCGGCCAAGGAGAGCCCCCAGACAATATGAAG ATCTTCTGGAGGTTTGTCTTTAAGAAGTCTTTGCCCCTTGgctctctgagttgcttggactGCGCTATACTGGGCCTGGGGGACTCTTCCTATCCTAA GTTCAATTTTGTGGCCAAGAAGCTTCATAAGCGCCTTCTGCAGCTGGGTGCCAATACGCTGCTGCCTGTTGGGCTGGCAGATGACCAACATGACCTGGG GTCAGACGCTGTGATTGACCCGTGGCTCACTTCGTTTTGGGAGAACGTGTTTGCTCTGTACCCGTCTTTGGCCGATGTGATTCCACTGAGGGAGGATGAACC GCTCCCTCCAACATACACTTTCCACTTCCTGGATGATGTGAAAGAAAAGACGGATGACAGGCTGAGGATTCCCTCCGAACAGACCGTCCCCTCCCAGTCCCATCCCTTTCCTGCCAGACTAGTGTCCAATAGGAGAGTAACGGACATGTCACACTTTCAGGATGTGAGGCACATCGAGTTTGATATCGCAGGATCCAACATTGA GTTTGCTGCTGGTGATGTGGTGATGATGCGTCCATGTAACACTCCAGAGGACGTACAGCAATTCTGTCAACTACTGAGATTAGATCCAGATGCCAGGTTCACTCTCAGGGCCACAGACAACAGTGCAG TTCAAGCCAGGCTTCCTCAGCCGTGTACTGTTCGCCACCTGGTGAAGAGCTACCTGGACATCGCCGCCGTACCTCGCCGCTCCTTCTTTGAGCTGCTGTCCACCTTTGCCACCAACGAGTTGGAGCAGCAGAAGCTGGTCGAGTTCAGCTCGGCGGCAGGCCAGGAAGAGCTGCACAGCTACTGCAACCGGCCCCGACGCACGGCGCTGGAG GTCTTGGCAGATTTCCCCCATACTACAGCAGATATCAAAGTAGACCATCTCCTAGATCTATTCGCTGAGATCCAGCCTCGTTCATTCTCCATCGCCTCCTCTCTCCAG GCTCACCCACACAGGCTTCAGATCCTGGTAGCTGTGGTTCATTACAAAACCAAGATGTATAAACCAAGAAGAGGCCTCTGCTCCACCTGGTTAGCCTCCCTGGACCCTGCACAAG GGGAGGTGTATGTGCCTCAGTGGGTGAAGAAGGGAACTCTGAAGTTCCCCAAAGAGAAAGACACTCCTGTGATAATGGTTGGACCTGGAACAGGAGTGGCGCCCTTCAGGTCGGCTTTACAAGAAAGGATggctgaggggaaaaaag CCAACGTCCTGTTCTTTGGCTGTCGCTCTGAGTCCAAAGACTTCTACTTTAGGTCAGAGTGGGAGGAGATGATGAAGACTGGACATCTGAACCTCTTCACTGCCTTCTCAAGAGACCAG gaGGACAAGGTGTATGTGCAGGACCGTGTGAGGGAGCACGCTGAGCTTCTGTGGGACTTGATTGCCAATAGAAGTGCCTGCTTTTACATCGCTGG TAATGCTAAGCAGATGCCAACCAGTGTGTGCGACGCTCTGAAAGAGGTGTTCCAGCAAGAGGGAGACATGTCCTCTGAGGACGCCTCGCAGATGCTGGCAACCATGGAGAGGACAGGCCAGTTCCAGAGTGAGACCTGGTCCTGA
- the lrsam1 gene encoding E3 ubiquitin-protein ligase LRSAM1 isoform X4, which translates to MPLFFRKRKPSEDSQKRLEYQLFRSREAGADDILDISACELSEVPSSAFSICKVLQKKVLILHSNELRSLLPKGCDIRTLTTLKVLDLHENKLTSLPEDIGKLASLQILNVEKNRLKALPESIGDLRLLQTLNLKGNCLNELPFSVGSLSSLRTLDVSDNSIVQLPKAIVYIRTLESFTLDAAMMSYPPASVCSEGTESIQRFLCTEQGEEYCPPSQYLLPVLENECGKQNSDCLDGLEEAWQTKFSDYEKRKKQQAKLAFECHLEEKKKEHTQLVLMNTSRKQNILHSVRQEQERLELGVSQQQRAQEAERLLVLEKVRQAEDGLSSRISNMLMDKNRQKKSADFLQAMEEDRIRMEHLTAITQEEANSLRKREVAVAMQKMLSDSCAMSYLQEASDSRRQSLVSEAYRSMETMDRKFDKMLSLQVLDKSRAIAHILQEEEIQKAAFQALQLQKDAVHGYIRKQIKLIEGELMQLTRLEIKRRNLDAQNLQEVLVEQRTALSDLLQQLLKQRDQREQELRQVLAEMELKSVSNQENYWMIQYQRLLDAKPLSLRMQEAGVEKELVNLMCKLSAQHYLPILAHHRVTTEAIRHMTSSDLKKIGINEIGIQNALLNWARERYPEGACKDVQQVEEAEVAPSAPSPCSPESLPSTSTFLIPSPPLTPGTPVTPSAPSPVEGPGSSECVVCMETGSQVIFLPCGHVCCCQVCSDAMQNCPLCRSKISQHIRIYHS; encoded by the exons GTTCCCTCGAGTGCCTTTTCCATTTGCAAGGTGCTACAGAAGAAG GTCCTCATCCTCCATAGCAATGAGCTGAGGTCATTGCTGCCCAAAGGATGTGACATCAGAACTCTTACCACTTTAAAG GTTTTGGATCTACATGAGAATAAGCTCACTTCACTCCCAGAAGACATTGGGAAGCTGGCCTCACTGCAG ATTCTGAATGTGGAGAAGAACCGCCTAAAGGCCCTGCCGGAGTCCATCGGGGATTTGCGTCTGCTGCAGACACTCAATTTGAAGG GTAACTGTCTCAATGAGCTGCCGTTCTCAGTTGGTTCTTTGAGCAGCCTGCGCACCCTTGACGTGAGTGACAACAGCATCGTCCAGCTCCCCAAAGCTATCGTCTACATCCGCACCCTAGAG AGCTTCACACTTGATGCTGCTATGATGTCCTACCCGCCTGCGTCTGTGTGTTCAGAGGGCACCGAGAGCATCCAGCGCTTCCTATGCACCG AGCAGGGAGAGGAGTACTGCCCTCCTTCCCAGTATCTCCTGCCAGTGCTGGAGAATGAGTGTGGCAAACAGAACTCTGACTGTTTGGACGGCCTGGAGGAGGCATGGCAG ACCAAATTCAGTGACTACGAGAAGAGAAAG AAGCAGCAGGCAAAGCTGGCCTTCGAGTGTCACcttgaggagaagaaaaaagagcacACTCAGCTGGTACTCATGAACACCTCCCGCAAGCAAAACATCCTCCACTCAGTCCGACAG GAGCAGGAGCGCCTGGAGCTGGGGGTcagccagcagcagagagctcaggaggcagagaggctgCTGGTGCTGGAGAAAGTCAGACAAGCTGAAGACGGCCTCAGCAGTCGCATCAGCAACATGCTGATGGACAAAAACAG gcagaaaaaaagtgcagaTTTTCTTCAAGCCATGGAGGAAGATAG GATTCGTATGGAGCACCTGACCGCCATCACACAGGAAGAAGCCAATTCACTGAGGAAGAGGGAGGTGGCAG TGGCCATGCAGAAGATGCTGTCAGACAGCTGTGCTATGAGCTATCTCCAGGAGGCCAGTGACTCTCGTAGACAGAGCCTGGTGTCTGAGGCCTACAGAAG TATGGAGACTATGGACAGGAAGTTTGATAAGATGCTGTCCCTTCAAGTTTTGGACAAATCTAGAGCCATCGCCCACATCTTACAGGAG gaggagattCAGAAAGCAGCGTTCCAGGCTCTGCAGCTGCAGAAAGACGCCGTACACGGCTACATCCGCAAACAG ATCAAGCTCATAGAGGGTGAGTTAATGCAGCTGACTAGATTGGAGATTAAAAGACGCAATCTGGATGCTCAGAACCTGCAG gaggTTCTGGTGGAGCAGCGAACAGCCCTCAGTGATTTGTTGCAGCAGCTGCTGAAgcagagagaccagagagagcaGGAGCTGCGGCAGGTTCTG GCGGAGATGGAGCTGAAGTCTGTGTCCAACCAGGAGAATTACTGGATGATCCAGTACCAGAGACTGTTGGATGCCAAGCCCCTGTCACTGCGCATGCAG GAAGCGGGGGTGGAGAAAGAGCTGGTCAACCTGATGTGCAAACTGTCAGCTCAGCACTACCTGCCCATCCTGGCTCATCATCGAGTGACGACTGAGGCCATTCGCCACATGACCTCCTCTGACCTCAAGAAG aTTGGCATTAATGAAATAGGAATCCAAAATGCTCTTCTGAACTGGGCTCGGGAACGCTACCCTGAAG gagCTTGTAAGGATGTCCAGCAGGTCGAGGAGGCGGAGGTTGCCCCCTCTGCTCCTTCCCCTTGCTCCCCTGAGTCGCTTCCCAGCACCTCCACCTTCTTGATCCCAAGCCCACCACTCACCCCGGGGACCCCCGTCACCCCCTCAGCCCCCAGCCCTGTGGAGGGACCAGGGAGCTCAGAGTGCGTCGTCTGCATGGAGACTGGG TCTCAGGTCATCTTCCTGCCCTGTGGTCACGTATGCTGTTGTCAGGTCTGCAGCGACGCTATGCAGAACTGCCCTCTGTGTCGTAGCAAGATATCCCAGCACATACGCATCTACCACAGCTAG
- the lrsam1 gene encoding E3 ubiquitin-protein ligase LRSAM1 isoform X2, whose amino-acid sequence MPLFFRKRKPSEDSQKRLEYQLFRSREAGADDILDISACELSEVPSSAFSICKVLQKKVLILHSNELRSLLPKGCDIRTLTTLKVLDLHENKLTSLPEDIGKLASLQILNVEKNRLKALPESIGDLRLLQTLNLKGNCLNELPFSVGSLSSLRTLDVSDNSIVQLPKAIVYIRTLESFTLDAAMMSYPPASVCSEGTESIQRFLCTEQGEEYCPPSQYLLPVLENECGKQNSDCLDGLEEAWQVQQTKFSDYEKRKKQQAKLAFECHLEEKKKEHTQLVLMNTSRKQNILHSVRQEQERLELGVSQQQRAQEAERLLVLEKVRQAEDGLSSRISNMLMDKNRQKKSADFLQAMEEDRIRMEHLTAITQEEANSLRKREVAVAMQKMLSDSCAMSYLQEASDSRRQSLVSEAYRSMETMDRKFDKMLSLQVLDKSRAIAHILQEEEIQKAAFQALQLQKDAVHGYIRKQIKLIEGELMQLTRLEIKRRNLDAQNLQEVLVEQRTALSDLLQQLLKQRDQREQELRQVLAEMELKSVSNQENYWMIQYQRLLDAKPLSLRMQEAGVEKELVNLMCKLSAQHYLPILAHHRVTTEAIRHMTSSDLKKIGINEIGIQNALLNWARERYPEGACKDVQQVEEAEVAPSAPSPCSPESLPSTSTFLIPSPPLTPGTPVTPSAPSPVEGPGSSECVVCMETGSQVIFLPCGHVCCCQVCSDAMQNCPLCRSKISQHIRIYHS is encoded by the exons GTTCCCTCGAGTGCCTTTTCCATTTGCAAGGTGCTACAGAAGAAG GTCCTCATCCTCCATAGCAATGAGCTGAGGTCATTGCTGCCCAAAGGATGTGACATCAGAACTCTTACCACTTTAAAG GTTTTGGATCTACATGAGAATAAGCTCACTTCACTCCCAGAAGACATTGGGAAGCTGGCCTCACTGCAG ATTCTGAATGTGGAGAAGAACCGCCTAAAGGCCCTGCCGGAGTCCATCGGGGATTTGCGTCTGCTGCAGACACTCAATTTGAAGG GTAACTGTCTCAATGAGCTGCCGTTCTCAGTTGGTTCTTTGAGCAGCCTGCGCACCCTTGACGTGAGTGACAACAGCATCGTCCAGCTCCCCAAAGCTATCGTCTACATCCGCACCCTAGAG AGCTTCACACTTGATGCTGCTATGATGTCCTACCCGCCTGCGTCTGTGTGTTCAGAGGGCACCGAGAGCATCCAGCGCTTCCTATGCACCG AGCAGGGAGAGGAGTACTGCCCTCCTTCCCAGTATCTCCTGCCAGTGCTGGAGAATGAGTGTGGCAAACAGAACTCTGACTGTTTGGACGGCCTGGAGGAGGCATGGCAGGTACAGCAg ACCAAATTCAGTGACTACGAGAAGAGAAAG AAGCAGCAGGCAAAGCTGGCCTTCGAGTGTCACcttgaggagaagaaaaaagagcacACTCAGCTGGTACTCATGAACACCTCCCGCAAGCAAAACATCCTCCACTCAGTCCGACAG GAGCAGGAGCGCCTGGAGCTGGGGGTcagccagcagcagagagctcaggaggcagagaggctgCTGGTGCTGGAGAAAGTCAGACAAGCTGAAGACGGCCTCAGCAGTCGCATCAGCAACATGCTGATGGACAAAAACAG gcagaaaaaaagtgcagaTTTTCTTCAAGCCATGGAGGAAGATAG GATTCGTATGGAGCACCTGACCGCCATCACACAGGAAGAAGCCAATTCACTGAGGAAGAGGGAGGTGGCAG TGGCCATGCAGAAGATGCTGTCAGACAGCTGTGCTATGAGCTATCTCCAGGAGGCCAGTGACTCTCGTAGACAGAGCCTGGTGTCTGAGGCCTACAGAAG TATGGAGACTATGGACAGGAAGTTTGATAAGATGCTGTCCCTTCAAGTTTTGGACAAATCTAGAGCCATCGCCCACATCTTACAGGAG gaggagattCAGAAAGCAGCGTTCCAGGCTCTGCAGCTGCAGAAAGACGCCGTACACGGCTACATCCGCAAACAG ATCAAGCTCATAGAGGGTGAGTTAATGCAGCTGACTAGATTGGAGATTAAAAGACGCAATCTGGATGCTCAGAACCTGCAG gaggTTCTGGTGGAGCAGCGAACAGCCCTCAGTGATTTGTTGCAGCAGCTGCTGAAgcagagagaccagagagagcaGGAGCTGCGGCAGGTTCTG GCGGAGATGGAGCTGAAGTCTGTGTCCAACCAGGAGAATTACTGGATGATCCAGTACCAGAGACTGTTGGATGCCAAGCCCCTGTCACTGCGCATGCAG GAAGCGGGGGTGGAGAAAGAGCTGGTCAACCTGATGTGCAAACTGTCAGCTCAGCACTACCTGCCCATCCTGGCTCATCATCGAGTGACGACTGAGGCCATTCGCCACATGACCTCCTCTGACCTCAAGAAG aTTGGCATTAATGAAATAGGAATCCAAAATGCTCTTCTGAACTGGGCTCGGGAACGCTACCCTGAAG gagCTTGTAAGGATGTCCAGCAGGTCGAGGAGGCGGAGGTTGCCCCCTCTGCTCCTTCCCCTTGCTCCCCTGAGTCGCTTCCCAGCACCTCCACCTTCTTGATCCCAAGCCCACCACTCACCCCGGGGACCCCCGTCACCCCCTCAGCCCCCAGCCCTGTGGAGGGACCAGGGAGCTCAGAGTGCGTCGTCTGCATGGAGACTGGG TCTCAGGTCATCTTCCTGCCCTGTGGTCACGTATGCTGTTGTCAGGTCTGCAGCGACGCTATGCAGAACTGCCCTCTGTGTCGTAGCAAGATATCCCAGCACATACGCATCTACCACAGCTAG